The Candidatus Saccharibacteria bacterium genome has a segment encoding these proteins:
- the dcd gene encoding dCTP deaminase has translation MNSTDSVFSNTQIVSAYQQGHIVINPYNPDNVSEASYDVTLGEYFYTVEKLETRTVYNPFDADEVRRYFDGPHKAITHQRWIEKHNLKPFNNIPLDHPIIVLKPQERILAHTHEFIGIKPPGASEMRSRSSWGRNGLAVCFDAGWIDPGYINRVTMEIYNLNQHESIVLPVGERIAQIVFHHTGPVEGNYGLGRGGISGKYQSGTELEDIVQRWHPEQMLPKSWLDKRQLPQEVVVSPKKSTTQPWNKAD, from the coding sequence GTGAATAGTACAGACAGCGTATTTAGTAATACTCAGATTGTTTCGGCATACCAACAGGGCCATATTGTTATTAACCCCTACAATCCCGACAATGTTAGCGAAGCCAGCTACGACGTTACGCTTGGTGAGTACTTTTATACAGTCGAAAAACTAGAAACCCGCACCGTCTATAACCCATTTGATGCCGATGAAGTACGACGGTATTTTGACGGGCCGCATAAAGCAATTACGCACCAACGGTGGATTGAAAAACACAACCTTAAACCATTCAACAATATCCCGCTTGACCACCCAATAATCGTACTTAAGCCACAAGAGCGTATTCTTGCCCATACCCATGAATTTATAGGCATTAAACCACCAGGAGCTTCTGAAATGCGCAGTCGATCAAGCTGGGGTAGAAACGGGCTAGCTGTTTGTTTTGACGCCGGTTGGATTGACCCAGGTTATATCAACCGTGTAACCATGGAAATTTATAACCTAAACCAGCACGAAAGTATCGTTTTGCCTGTCGGTGAACGCATAGCACAAATCGTATTTCACCATACTGGCCCCGTTGAAGGTAATTATGGCCTAGGCCGTGGAGGAATTAGCGGTAAGTACCAAAGTGGCACCGAGCTTGAAGATATTGTGCAGCGATGGCACCCAGAGCAAATGCTTCCAAAATCGTGGCTTGATAAAAGACAACTGCCTCAAGAAGTTGTTGTTTCACCGAAAAAATCAACAACACAACCATGGAATAAGGCAGATTAA
- the secE gene encoding preprotein translocase subunit SecE yields the protein MKKIINYLKGARRELSKVTWPSRKESTKLTIAVVVFTLVFVLFTTVIDYGLDQVFDKVILN from the coding sequence ATGAAAAAGATCATCAACTACTTAAAAGGTGCCCGTCGTGAGCTTTCTAAAGTCACGTGGCCGTCTCGCAAGGAAAGTACAAAACTTACAATAGCAGTAGTTGTTTTTACTCTAGTGTTTGTCTTGTTTACTACTGTAATCGACTATGGTCTTGACCAAGTTTTTGACAAAGTAATTTTAAATTAA
- the tmk gene encoding dTMP kinase, producing MIIELEGLDGAGKTTQVELLRNRLENSGYPAQVLRSPGGSGYGEAIRPIHLSDIERPPETDLLVVAGLLSANIAQAKFNAQNEIVTIFDRGLSSFYAYQGASGVNKQTIDTVLQVIGADPSGPNAPNVHIILDVDWQIGMQRISGRKLDAWEKRGAEFFTRVRELYRETPYGETIINANQTVEEVHEQIWQTVEEKLKKGS from the coding sequence ATGATTATTGAGCTTGAGGGACTAGACGGGGCAGGAAAAACTACGCAAGTTGAACTACTTAGAAACCGTTTAGAAAATTCGGGCTATCCAGCACAAGTTTTGCGATCGCCTGGCGGCAGTGGCTACGGTGAAGCGATTCGACCAATTCATTTAAGCGACATCGAACGGCCACCAGAAACTGACCTACTAGTAGTGGCTGGCCTGTTATCGGCAAATATTGCTCAGGCTAAATTTAATGCTCAAAACGAAATTGTAACTATTTTCGACCGTGGCTTGTCGAGTTTTTATGCCTATCAAGGTGCATCAGGAGTGAACAAACAAACTATAGATACTGTTTTACAGGTAATTGGAGCAGATCCAAGCGGCCCAAATGCACCAAACGTGCATATTATTCTTGACGTAGACTGGCAGATTGGCATGCAACGAATTAGTGGGCGCAAATTAGACGCTTGGGAAAAGCGTGGCGCCGAGTTCTTTACCAGAGTTCGTGAGCTCTACCGAGAAACTCCATATGGCGAAACAATTATTAATGCAAACCAAACTGTCGAAGAAGTCCACGAACAAATTTGGCAAACTGTAGAAGAAAAACTAAAGAAGGGATCATAG
- the rplK gene encoding 50S ribosomal protein L11 gives MAKQGKKVTANLKMRVPAGGATPAPPVGSTLGQYGVNTQDFINPFNEQTADLRGQGDVTVHVTIYEDRSFDFRVVGIPVDELIRKELGIQKGSGVPQKDKVGKLTDAQLTKIAESKMKDLNCDTVESAKKVVAGTARSMGVEVEK, from the coding sequence ATGGCAAAACAAGGCAAGAAAGTAACAGCAAACTTAAAAATGCGGGTACCAGCAGGCGGAGCAACACCAGCACCACCGGTAGGTTCAACGCTCGGTCAATACGGTGTTAACACACAAGACTTTATTAACCCGTTCAACGAACAAACGGCAGATCTACGCGGCCAAGGTGACGTAACTGTGCACGTTACAATTTACGAAGATCGATCATTCGACTTTAGAGTAGTCGGCATTCCAGTAGACGAACTTATTCGTAAAGAGCTTGGTATTCAAAAAGGGTCTGGCGTACCACAAAAAGACAAAGTTGGTAAACTAACTGACGCACAGCTGACAAAAATTGCTGAAAGCAAAATGAAAGACCTAAATTGCGACACAGTTGAATCTGCTAAAAAAGTTGTAGCTGGTACAGCCCGATCTATGGGTGTTGAAGTAGAAAAATAG
- a CDS encoding 50S ribosomal protein L1 encodes MERRSKKYRQAAEKIDNSKVYTLEDGVKLAQETSTVKFDASVELHIRLNVDPKKADQNIRGSLVLPNGTGKTQRVAVLASDEDLKAAKDAGADMADNQTLMADLEKGAINFDVLIATPDQMAKLGKYAKTLGPKGLMPNPKSGTVTKNVAKAVQEAKAGRVEYRVDKHGIIHLAVGKVSFKDADLTQNIQALFKAINGARPNTIKGDYVKSITLSTSMGPGIPLENKLS; translated from the coding sequence ATCGAGCGACGAAGCAAAAAGTACCGTCAAGCAGCTGAAAAAATTGACAACTCAAAAGTCTATACACTTGAAGACGGCGTAAAACTTGCTCAAGAAACCTCGACCGTAAAATTTGACGCTTCAGTAGAACTGCACATTCGCCTGAATGTTGATCCTAAAAAGGCTGACCAAAACATTCGTGGAAGCCTCGTACTACCAAATGGCACAGGGAAGACCCAGCGAGTAGCTGTACTGGCAAGCGACGAAGACTTAAAAGCAGCTAAAGATGCTGGCGCAGACATGGCTGATAACCAAACACTTATGGCTGATCTTGAAAAAGGTGCTATTAACTTCGATGTGCTAATAGCCACTCCTGATCAAATGGCAAAACTTGGAAAATATGCCAAAACACTTGGCCCGAAGGGCTTAATGCCAAACCCGAAAAGCGGTACAGTAACAAAAAATGTCGCTAAAGCTGTTCAAGAAGCTAAAGCTGGCCGCGTAGAATACCGCGTTGATAAACATGGAATTATTCACTTAGCAGTAGGCAAAGTTAGCTTTAAAGACGCAGACTTAACTCAAAATATTCAAGCACTATTTAAAGCAATTAACGGCGCTCGACCAAACACAATTAAGGGTGACTACGTAAAATCAATTACCCTAAGCACCAGTATGGGCCCTGGGATACCACTCGAAAACAAACTTAGCTAA
- the nusG gene encoding transcription termination/antitermination protein NusG, with amino-acid sequence MAKKDEKLWFAIHTYSGYEEKVAESIKQRTESLDMADKIFDVIVPKEKQIEIKNGKRRVVEKRIFQGYVLVQMKMSDDAWYVVRNTPNVTGFVGTGNDPTPVSDDEMEKIQRRMGISDPTHRIDFSVGEVVSIIDGPFKGFDGAISELDETKGKIKVLVNMFGRETPVELDGLQVKKV; translated from the coding sequence ATGGCAAAAAAAGATGAAAAGCTTTGGTTTGCGATCCACACATACAGTGGCTACGAAGAAAAAGTAGCAGAGAGCATAAAGCAACGAACTGAATCTTTGGACATGGCCGATAAAATTTTTGATGTTATCGTCCCTAAAGAAAAACAGATCGAAATTAAAAACGGCAAAAGACGAGTTGTTGAGAAACGAATCTTCCAAGGCTACGTTTTAGTTCAAATGAAAATGAGCGACGACGCTTGGTATGTCGTACGTAATACGCCAAATGTAACTGGGTTTGTCGGAACTGGGAACGACCCAACCCCTGTAAGTGACGACGAAATGGAAAAAATCCAACGTCGAATGGGGATTTCTGACCCAACTCACCGCATTGACTTTAGTGTCGGCGAAGTTGTGAGCATTATCGACGGTCCTTTCAAAGGCTTTGACGGTGCAATTAGCGAGCTGGACGAAACTAAAGGTAAAATAAAAGTACTCGTAAATATGTTCGGCCGTGAAACACCGGTTGAATTAGATGGCTTGCAGGTAAAGAAAGTCTAG
- a CDS encoding glycosyltransferase, producing the protein MLNLVLLVVVNIIFVLFYLSRQRLLLLSIPIIFAVVIATNISWVLLPLALIIYYSVLAANAYYRLGSPQYGMQWFEQQILLGFVLYISYFDFKTQTLPILTITSVLLSIYCVVKIGLSRHVNRFKQTYSESSLPNPTVSLAIPARNEGQSLTNTLKSAVTSTYEKLEVLVLDDCSHDRTPEIIRAYANDGVRFIEGQPLQEDWLGRNFALHQLSVAANGEIFIFADVDVHFSEETISNIVATMQNNNVDLVSVHPGFRNTWQLSSLFNTLRTYWKSLLFATPIHGQCIAVKKDALLDVGGFESFKDSFYFEVKLLESIQNSLTITNGNRIGLSVYKSFKARVEKDMRGLFPFLNKNYTAACLFSCGALLAVGLPMVFLLSDAWLLATLVLATYGASAFIIHFSELGLFSGLLAAALFPFKVVFEVVLLAISAALYSNQYVFWKDRNICLPMYEVTPKLPKV; encoded by the coding sequence ATGCTGAACCTGGTTTTGCTGGTTGTTGTGAACATTATATTTGTGCTGTTTTATCTTAGCCGACAACGACTTTTGCTATTGTCCATACCTATCATTTTTGCTGTAGTGATTGCGACAAATATTTCTTGGGTACTTCTACCGTTAGCGCTTATTATTTACTATAGTGTTCTGGCCGCTAATGCCTACTATCGACTGGGTAGTCCCCAATACGGTATGCAGTGGTTTGAGCAGCAGATACTTCTTGGTTTTGTGCTATATATTTCGTATTTTGATTTTAAAACCCAAACGCTACCGATTTTGACTATTACCTCAGTGCTGTTGTCGATTTATTGTGTGGTTAAAATTGGGTTAAGCCGGCACGTTAACCGCTTTAAACAGACGTATTCCGAAAGTTCATTGCCTAATCCCACCGTAAGTTTGGCTATTCCTGCACGGAACGAAGGCCAAAGCCTGACCAATACACTAAAAAGTGCTGTTACCTCTACCTACGAAAAACTTGAAGTGTTGGTACTTGACGACTGCTCGCACGACCGCACCCCAGAGATAATACGAGCATATGCAAATGACGGAGTACGATTTATTGAAGGACAGCCATTGCAAGAGGACTGGCTAGGGCGAAACTTTGCCTTGCATCAACTGTCCGTGGCTGCCAACGGGGAAATTTTTATTTTTGCAGACGTAGATGTGCACTTTTCTGAAGAAACCATATCGAACATTGTAGCTACCATGCAAAATAACAATGTTGATCTGGTGAGCGTACACCCCGGTTTTAGAAACACGTGGCAGTTAAGTAGCTTATTTAACACGCTACGTACGTACTGGAAGTCGCTATTATTTGCTACACCGATTCATGGTCAGTGTATTGCAGTCAAAAAAGATGCCCTTTTAGACGTCGGTGGCTTTGAGTCATTTAAGGACTCATTTTATTTTGAAGTTAAATTACTAGAGTCCATACAAAACTCATTAACGATAACTAATGGTAATCGTATTGGGCTTTCTGTCTATAAGTCGTTCAAGGCTCGAGTAGAAAAAGATATGCGTGGTCTTTTTCCGTTTTTAAACAAAAACTACACCGCTGCCTGCCTATTTAGTTGTGGTGCTCTACTTGCAGTCGGCTTGCCTATGGTGTTCCTGTTAAGCGACGCGTGGTTGCTTGCGACATTAGTATTAGCCACATACGGTGCTTCGGCATTTATTATTCATTTTAGTGAACTCGGATTATTTAGTGGCTTACTGGCAGCCGCCTTGTTTCCGTTTAAGGTAGTTTTTGAAGTTGTTTTGCTGGCAATCTCGGCAGCGCTTTACAGTAATCAATATGTTTTTTGGAAAGACAGAAACATCTGCCTACCAATGTACGAAGTTACACCAAAGTTGCCAAAGGTTTAG
- the tmk gene encoding dTMP kinase — protein sequence MRGKYIVLEGGEGVGKTTQARLLVEHLKQANIDAVVMREPGSTPFAQEMRKLILEGPPRSTKANVLAFNAARVEVVQEISQILNSGKWVIADRSYLSTIVYQGHGEGLDIEKVRAVCDFATELQKPDKFIVLDVEPAVAVHRRNERGVTDYFEDMNSQFHDTVREGYKIEAKRMSAPVLDASGTVAEVSELIWEEVRQTINKPSNSKPIEDSELVEKVDGRYQITQAGLDYLDKAVTNTTGNVYAFTGEMSPITVAAAMARLSRRGDDMRVTLLDEFAGKAGKDENLLKRVITAYGDDSVQQLTGMHVVVENASNLMTKKLEWGRLAAYLEQSTRYIYFDQKDKNGNYRYYTPNNFDSTTAQHYTQTMDQIFDRYSEIVHKLTDYVRSNDETPESERDVAWKGATRAQACDAARPLLPVATTATVGIFASGQALEALIMRLRSEELTESQTVGNQLLDEVRKVAPTFFERADKPDRGGATSAYMATKRNNLKKLVEESLPSYSNDYPASTLVDVSHRNEIDIVPYMLYEQSNLSLDEIMKEVNSWSYDKKVAVFNEYIGERLNRRHKPGRALEHIHYTWDIVCDYGIFRDLQRHRIVDGLEWQLLTPRYGYEIPDLVEEAGLSDLFEECFDLSYELYSRLQALGMYEEAQYATLMGHKMRWKITYNARQAFHFHELRSAPQGHPGYRRLINQLHERLSEVHPNIAAAMKFVNKDEDPELTRLAAERYTQFKLQQLQ from the coding sequence GTGAGAGGTAAATACATCGTCCTTGAGGGTGGGGAAGGTGTAGGCAAGACGACACAGGCAAGGTTACTTGTGGAACACTTAAAGCAAGCAAATATAGACGCGGTAGTAATGCGTGAACCTGGAAGCACTCCTTTTGCTCAGGAGATGCGAAAATTAATTTTAGAAGGCCCACCGCGTAGCACTAAAGCAAACGTGCTTGCTTTTAACGCAGCCAGAGTAGAAGTGGTGCAAGAAATTAGTCAAATACTTAACAGTGGTAAGTGGGTTATTGCAGACAGGAGTTATCTATCAACTATTGTCTACCAAGGTCATGGTGAAGGACTAGATATTGAAAAGGTGCGTGCGGTTTGCGATTTTGCTACTGAACTTCAGAAACCTGATAAATTCATAGTATTAGATGTAGAGCCTGCTGTGGCTGTACATCGCAGAAACGAACGTGGAGTAACTGACTACTTCGAGGACATGAATTCACAGTTTCACGATACAGTCCGAGAAGGCTACAAAATAGAAGCAAAGCGAATGAGCGCTCCTGTACTTGATGCATCCGGCACCGTAGCTGAAGTTTCTGAGCTCATATGGGAAGAGGTGCGCCAGACAATCAACAAGCCAAGCAATTCAAAACCAATTGAAGACAGTGAACTTGTCGAAAAAGTAGACGGTCGTTACCAAATTACCCAAGCTGGCCTAGACTACCTAGATAAAGCCGTCACCAACACCACCGGCAACGTATACGCCTTTACTGGAGAGATGTCACCAATTACCGTGGCTGCTGCTATGGCTCGCTTAAGCCGGCGCGGTGACGACATGCGAGTTACTTTGCTAGATGAATTTGCAGGTAAAGCCGGTAAAGACGAAAATCTTCTTAAGCGAGTGATTACCGCCTACGGCGATGATTCTGTACAGCAGTTAACTGGAATGCATGTTGTCGTAGAAAACGCCTCTAATCTAATGACGAAAAAGCTGGAGTGGGGCCGCTTAGCTGCCTACTTAGAGCAATCTACTCGCTACATTTATTTTGATCAAAAAGACAAAAACGGCAACTATCGGTATTACACCCCAAATAATTTCGACTCCACAACAGCGCAGCATTACACCCAAACTATGGATCAAATATTTGATCGTTACTCGGAAATTGTACATAAATTAACGGATTATGTGCGCAGTAATGACGAAACTCCAGAGTCAGAACGTGACGTTGCCTGGAAAGGTGCAACTCGGGCTCAGGCCTGTGACGCTGCTCGGCCACTTCTACCAGTAGCAACAACCGCTACAGTTGGTATTTTTGCCAGCGGTCAGGCATTAGAAGCGTTAATTATGCGGCTCAGAAGCGAAGAACTAACAGAATCACAAACAGTTGGAAATCAACTACTCGACGAAGTCAGAAAAGTAGCGCCAACCTTTTTTGAACGAGCCGACAAGCCCGATCGAGGCGGAGCCACAAGTGCCTACATGGCTACGAAGCGAAACAATCTTAAAAAGCTCGTAGAGGAGTCGTTGCCGTCATATAGTAATGATTATCCAGCATCAACTCTCGTTGATGTGTCCCACCGAAACGAAATCGATATTGTGCCATATATGCTATACGAACAGTCGAACCTAAGCCTTGATGAGATCATGAAAGAAGTAAACTCATGGTCGTATGATAAAAAAGTAGCTGTTTTTAATGAGTACATTGGCGAGCGACTCAATCGTCGCCACAAACCAGGGCGAGCATTAGAGCACATTCACTATACCTGGGACATTGTCTGCGACTACGGCATATTCCGCGACCTACAGCGCCACCGAATTGTCGACGGTCTTGAGTGGCAACTCCTTACTCCGCGCTATGGCTATGAAATTCCTGACCTGGTAGAAGAAGCAGGTTTGAGTGATTTGTTTGAGGAATGTTTTGACTTAAGCTACGAGCTGTACAGTCGACTACAAGCGCTTGGAATGTATGAAGAGGCACAATACGCAACCTTAATGGGGCACAAAATGCGCTGGAAAATAACGTACAACGCTCGTCAGGCGTTTCATTTTCACGAATTACGCAGTGCGCCACAAGGCCACCCAGGCTACCGCCGATTAATTAACCAGCTACACGAGCGCTTAAGTGAAGTTCACCCAAATATTGCTGCAGCTATGAAATTCGTCAATAAAGACGAAGACCCTGAGCTAACTCGCTTGGCAGCCGAACGCTACACCCAGTTTAAGTTGCAGCAGCTACAATAG